The following coding sequences are from one Candidatus Hydrogenedentota bacterium window:
- a CDS encoding efflux RND transporter periplasmic adaptor subunit translates to QRRAVTLGGTVGDSRQVRGGVSAGERVIIEAPAELKDGAVVALKPGA, encoded by the coding sequence GCAGCGGCGCGCGGTCACCCTCGGCGGCACTGTCGGCGATTCGCGCCAGGTGCGCGGCGGCGTCTCGGCCGGCGAGCGGGTGATCATCGAAGCACCCGCCGAACTCAAGGACGGCGCAGTGGTGGCGTTGAAGCCCGGCGCCTGA
- a CDS encoding ATP-binding cassette domain-containing protein produces MSEAMVQVRNVSKVYERGKQKVPVLQGLTLDIPQGDFVALMGPSGSGKTTLLNLIGGLDQPTSGEILVGGSRIDKLSAGQLAKWRAGNVGFVFQFY; encoded by the coding sequence ATGAGCGAGGCAATGGTGCAGGTGCGCAACGTGAGCAAGGTCTACGAGCGCGGCAAGCAGAAGGTGCCGGTGCTGCAGGGGCTCACGCTCGACATCCCCCAGGGCGACTTCGTGGCGCTGATGGGGCCCTCGGGCTCCGGCAAGACCACGCTGCTGAACCTGATCGGCGGCCTCGACCAGCCCACCTCGGGCGAGATCCTGGTCGGCGGCAGCCGCATCGACAAGCTCTCGGCCGGGCAACTGGCGAAATGGCGCGCGGGCAATGTCGGCTTCGTGTTCCAGTTCTACA